The following are from one region of the Takifugu rubripes chromosome 12, fTakRub1.2, whole genome shotgun sequence genome:
- the vps28 gene encoding vacuolar protein sorting-associated protein 28 homolog, with translation MNIMFHGIPAAGVGGAAPNKPELYEEVKLYKNAREREKYDNMAELFAVVKTLQALEKAYIKDCVTPNEYTASCSRLLVQYKAAFKQVQGSDVGSIDDFCRKYRLDCPLAMERIKEDRPITIKDDKGNLNRCIADIVSLFITVMDKLRLEIRAMDEIQPDLRELMETMNRMSNMPPDSEAKDKVSLWLTTLSSMSASDELDDSQVRQMLFDLESAYNAFNRFLHSS, from the exons ATGAACATAATGTTTCATGGGATACCAGCtgcaggagtgggaggag CCGCCCCTAATAAACCTGAATTATATGAG GAAGTGAAATTATACAAAAATGCAAGAGAACGAGAAAA GTACGATAACATGGCGGAGTTATTTGCTGTTGTCAAGACCCTTCAGGCTCTGGAGAAAGCTTATATCAAAGACTGTGTCACACCAAATGA GTACACTGCTTCCTGTTCCAGACTCTTGGTACAGTACAAGGCTGCGTTCAAACAGGTGCAGGGATCTGATGTGGGCTCCATAGATGATTTTTGCAGGAAGTATCGA CTTGACTGTCCTTTAGCTATGGAGAGGATCAAGGAGGATCGACCAATCACCATAAAGGACGACAAAGGCAACCTAAACCGCTGCATTGCTGATATAGTTTCC CTGTTCATTACTGTGATGGACAAGCTGAGACTGGAGATAAGGGCCATGGATGAG ATCCAACCGGACCTGCGGGAACTGATGGAGACCATGAACAGAATGAGCAACATGCCTCCAGATTCTGAAGCAAAGGACAAAGTCAGCCTCTG GTTGACCACCCTCAGCAGCATGTCGGCCTCTGATGAGCTGGATGACAGTCAGGTACGCCAGATGCTCTTTGATCTGGAGTCCGCCTACAATGCCTTCAACCGCTTCCTCCACTCCTCCTAA
- the LOC105417139 gene encoding synaptonemal complex central element protein 1 isoform X2 — MEDLVSILRLNEDGTDKAPKVEELMCTLRSLQKGESNLDKEISELTSTCDSLQEELHTLEIKVHQLEEIHKQKEELFKKIEFQCEETGQDCAKQMNVSKLHCDVLEQYKCEIQELHLKLQKQRVKLENQLLDLIEQHKFLESMFSLKNLPNEINRAETTNNQLLSVEQAKIARLCQLNEELEQVKQLEATAKTQEE, encoded by the exons ATGGAAGACCTGGTAAGCATTCTCCGTCTTAATGAAG ATGGAACTGATAAAGCACCCAAAGTCGAAGAATTGATGTGTACATTAAGATCTCTACAAAAAG GTGAAAGCAATCTTGATAAAGAAATTTCTGAGCTTACTTCTACTTGTGACTCTCTGCAAGAGGAGTTGCACACGT tggaaataaaagttcACCAACTAGAAGAAATCCATAAGCAAAAAGAAG AGCTGTTCAAAAAGATAGAGTTCCAATGTGAAGAGACCGGGCAGGATTGTGCCAA GCAGATGAACGTGAGCAAGTTGCACTGTGATGTCCTGGAACAGTACAAGTGTGAAATCCAGGAATTACATCTAAAATTACAGAAACAACG aGTGAAGCTTGAAAATCAACTTCTTGACCTGATAGAGCAGCATAAGTTTTTGGAGTCCATGTTT TCTTTAAAAAACCTCCCAAATGAAATAAACCGTGCTGAGACTACAAACAATCAGCTGTTATCAGTCG AACAGGCAAAAATCGCCCGGTTGTGCCAACTTAATGAGGAGCTGGAACAGGTGAAGCAGCTGGAAGCAACTGCTAAGACTCAGGAGGAATAA
- the LOC101077947 gene encoding receptor-transporting protein 3-like: protein MTGSSDWVPGLWLDIFNELLDQDDELDYGDQWRLNFNYTSLTDTLDSAERRRGWKIFCSRVYGNFECGSCRKTWPSARVTVLFHYRLRGERGIVIMRPLGQSCRRCQDTFELPGFSEDVVRGTLQRLFSKIRKNIYDEDDDDDDGGHSDNSGRGWSKPHESSLCEACKMGICSQNDECES, encoded by the exons ATGACTGGGTCTTCAg ACTGGGTTCCTGGATTGTGGCTGGACATATTTAACGAGCTTCTAGACCAAGATGATGAGCTGGATTATGGAGACCAGTGGAGACTGAACTTTAACTACACAAGTCTGACAGACACACTCGATTCTGCTGAGAGGCGAAGAGGCTGGAAGATATTCTGCTCCCGTGTATATGGAAA CTTTGAATGTGGCTCCTGTAGAAAGACTTGGCCCTCAGCACGAGTGACGGTGTTGTTCCACTACCGACTTAGGGGTGAACGAGGAATTGTCATCATGCGTCCCTTAGGACAGTCTTGCCGCCGTTGCCAAGATACCTTTGAGCTACCGGGCTTTTCTGAGGACGTGGTTAGAGGCACCTTGCAAAGGCTGTTTAGCAAAATACGGAAGAATATctatgatgaggatgatgatgacgatgatggggGCCATTCAGACAACTCCGGAAGAGGGTGGAGCAAACCACATGAATCTTCTTTGTGCGAGGCCTGCAAGATGGGCATTTGCTCCCAGAATGATGAATGTGAAAGTTAG
- the grinaa gene encoding glutamate receptor, ionotropic, N-methyl D-aspartate-associated protein 1a (glutamate binding) isoform X1 translates to MAQDKNTYPIMGETNPLHQSVYGPPQPGFVVPPPNYSQGPGGPYQPAADYGQPGFPPVGPGYAPGPYPQMPYPQGPYPQGPYQHGPGQQGFASDPMGNIGSPGYHGDVPPNYYDNDEFTNSGFEDKSIRQAFIRKVFLVLTVQLLVTFSFVAIFTFVDDAKRFVRQYPYLYYVSYAVFFVALIVLSCCGDFRRKHPWNLIALSILTLSLSYMVGMIASFYDTDTVVMAVGITAVVCFTVVIFSLQSKYDFTSCHGVLFVCLIVLFLFSILCIFFRNKILHLVYASLGALLFTCFLAVDTQLLLGNKNLSLSPEEYIFAALNLYTDIIQIFIYILSIVGRSRE, encoded by the exons ATGGCCCAGGACAAGAACACATACCCAATCATGGGTGAGACCAACCCACTTCATCAAAGTGTTTACGGTCCTCCTCAGCCAGGTTTCGTTGTGCCTCCTCCCAACTACAGCCAAGGCCCCGGAGGTCCTTACCAACCAGCAGCCGACTATGGACAGCCAGGCTTCCCTCCTGTGGGCCCAGGTTATGCACCTGGCCCCTACCCTCAGATGCCCTACCCACAGGGACCCTACCCTCAGGGCCCTTACCAGCATGGACCTGGACAGCAAGGCTTTGCCAGCGACCCTATGG GAAATATTGGCAGCcctggttaccatggagacgTGCCTCCGAATTACTATGATAACGACGAGTTCACCAACTCTGGTTTTGAAGACAAAAGCATCCGGCAAGCCTTTATCAGAAAA GTGTTCTTGGTGCTCACAGTGCAGCTTCTGGTCACATTCTCCTTCGTTGCCATCTTCACCTTCGTGGACGATGCCAAGAGATTTGTTCGGCAGTATCCGTACCTGTATTATGTTTCCTATGCAGTCTTCTTCGTCGCTCTGATAGTCCTCAGCTGCTGTGGAGACTTCCGCCGTAAGCACCCGTGGAACTTGATTGCACTG TCCATCTTAACGCTGAGCCTCTCCTACATGGTGGGCATGATCGCCAGCTTCTACGACACAGACACCGTCGTCATGGCGGTGGGCATCACAGCAGTGGTCTGCTTCACTGTTGTCATCTTCTCACTTCAG AGCAAATATGACTTCACATCCTGCCACGGCGTACTTTTTGTGTGCCTGATTGTTCTGTTCCTCTTCTCGATCCTCTGCATCTTTTTCCGCAACAAGATCCTCCACCTTGTCTACGCATCCTTGGGGGCCCTGCTTTTCACCTGT TTTTTGGCTGTTGACACCCAGCTTCTCCTGGGCAACAAGAACCTGTCCCTGAGTCCAGAGGAATACATTTTTGCTGCCCTCAACCTGTATACTGATATCATCCAAATTTTCATCTACATCCTGTCTATTGTGGGACGCTCCCGGGAATAA
- the LOC105417139 gene encoding synaptonemal complex central element protein 1 isoform X1: MKFICCALLFRQSLTASTPSSSINEFNMEDLVSILRLNEDGTDKAPKVEELMCTLRSLQKGESNLDKEISELTSTCDSLQEELHTLEIKVHQLEEIHKQKEELFKKIEFQCEETGQDCAKQMNVSKLHCDVLEQYKCEIQELHLKLQKQRVKLENQLLDLIEQHKFLESMFSLKNLPNEINRAETTNNQLLSVEQAKIARLCQLNEELEQVKQLEATAKTQEE, encoded by the exons ATGAAATTCATCTGTTGCGCACTTTTATTTCGCCAGTCGTTGACCGCATCTACCCCGTCGTCAAGCATTAAC GAATTCAACATGGAAGACCTGGTAAGCATTCTCCGTCTTAATGAAG ATGGAACTGATAAAGCACCCAAAGTCGAAGAATTGATGTGTACATTAAGATCTCTACAAAAAG GTGAAAGCAATCTTGATAAAGAAATTTCTGAGCTTACTTCTACTTGTGACTCTCTGCAAGAGGAGTTGCACACGT tggaaataaaagttcACCAACTAGAAGAAATCCATAAGCAAAAAGAAG AGCTGTTCAAAAAGATAGAGTTCCAATGTGAAGAGACCGGGCAGGATTGTGCCAA GCAGATGAACGTGAGCAAGTTGCACTGTGATGTCCTGGAACAGTACAAGTGTGAAATCCAGGAATTACATCTAAAATTACAGAAACAACG aGTGAAGCTTGAAAATCAACTTCTTGACCTGATAGAGCAGCATAAGTTTTTGGAGTCCATGTTT TCTTTAAAAAACCTCCCAAATGAAATAAACCGTGCTGAGACTACAAACAATCAGCTGTTATCAGTCG AACAGGCAAAAATCGCCCGGTTGTGCCAACTTAATGAGGAGCTGGAACAGGTGAAGCAGCTGGAAGCAACTGCTAAGACTCAGGAGGAATAA
- the fam83hb gene encoding protein FAM83H, which yields MAHRSQSSSIGDNPLDPNYLPPHYREEYRLAIDALIENDTQGYYEFLQTEDVVSFLAQPEIELIKNTIQTPSLSSSMPELTYNDMGQEEDGSSDTYWPIQSDLAAPGLDLGWPQHSFIGSTEVTTLVNPSEPEMPSIKEQARRLIKSACQVIAVVMDTFTDVDIFADLLDAARRHVPVYILLDEQDSYHFVSMVLNCKVNLDSIPMMRVRTVAGITYYSRTGKSFKGQVKDRFLLTDCRAVLSGNYSFMWSYEKIHRCIAHLFLGELVTSFDEEFRILYAQSEPLVIDPSGALAIVDNHGSNNSYGSQFGLKRTQSLRNPLGYRRPHEITSTLSFGDPERNRALPFRRNDPFRQTIEPVSGLMIGKYSQQQFRVQQSYLEQGRSIVSRQMELSSSAYKRHSYAEGTQESYASSRQYMKCRVMNNLDETDFQRDQTQSSLYYNEDPVSGLGHGQYDRHRGLPPHLTTDQYSESSFRSDPEPLPGSYGRDYFSSQDLGGPEGHRGPPLAGRYGGGSSHKRPSIGQPYACQSSPTQPHSPEKKQFLKECDQGNDQDADLRHGLRNWRIHSYLSTYEDSGDEGLPQPMGPDAFEDPPVSQPVNTTDNLGLNFVVNEPPTVPPKPRPDVLRPRFGKPVLSENKSRNSPPTTMDVHPTGGDLKPFVPEKREREWMREIDREKERSRGKDVGLHMEVKEAPDLLLSKHESFRTRLNPLLQRSSRLRSSLIFSSSKAEMHNSGLGLKPASEEDEQLDSVRTSSIVAQILEKRRVREPFEWRKRAEEKNKEHVQEKDEKEEREPQREKNEAQFKDENKTKEEPQKTRTEIQSTLEKPEDTTPSSLSKTDSTPQQYIKDLIAKRKASKMEAESLMKAPEPAEKKPDMTNKPLLKSGVTPSTPSVSIPSGDTEPKKVDVSAKLSELAQRHSVSSSKPPMTTPKPSASYLKPVETTQPSKEETSSEGQKKDIFKSLKPLSSPKIFKKAPLKLKALHPRHVSCGEEILTTDATDAEKSELKKNRTQSSSTLPRDDYKEAHKMMGSNTSINTLGEGKAEGKKHWLKGILGSKDKDKKSSADDKARNIVIEVTDETGKSQGPSAKEAGSTITDQTTTNKTSMGVSGTSRYQSATSSIIFSSNLRDDTKVILEQISAHGQKNRAELAETAEDRGGDSVGKAFERNNSMKVSRFLRPQGNIQEREGLLKRIESLRKEKKVYSRFEMGNNLG from the exons ATGGCACATCGATCGCAGTCCTCTTCCATCGGCGACAACCCCCTCGACCCCAACTACCTCCCCCCGCATTACCGCGAGGAGTACCGCCTCGCTATCGACGCGTTGATAGAAAATGACACACAG GGCTACTATGAATTCCTCCAGACTGAAGATGTGGTTAGTTTTCTGGCGCAGCCTGAGATTGAGTTGATCAAAAACACAATTCAGACGCCCAGCCTGTCGTCCAGCATGCCAGAGCTGACATATAACGACATGGGTCAGGAGGAAGACGGCTCCTCTGATACGTATTGGCCCATTCAGTCTGACCTGGCTGCCCCGGGACTTGACCTGGGGTGGCCACAGCACAGCTTTATAGGGAGCACAGAGGTCACCACACTGGTGAACCCGTCTGAACCAGAGATGCCGAGCATcaaggagcaggccaggagactCATCAAGAGTGCATGCCAA GTCATTGCTGTGGTAATGGACACGTTCACAGATGTTGACATTTTTGCCGATCTCTTGGATGCAGCAAGACGTCACGTGCCGGTTTACATTCTCCTGGACGAGCAGGATTCCTATCACTTTGTTTCTATGGTTCTCAACTGTAAAGTCAACTTAGACTCGATTCCT atgaTGCGTGTCAGGACCGTGGCAGGAATAACTTATTATTCTCGGACAGGGAAATCGTTCAAAGGGCAGGTGAAAGACCGTTTCCTCTTGACTGACTGCAGGGCTGTACTCAGTGGCAACTACAG tTTCATGTGGTCCTACGAGAAGATCCATCGCTGCATTGCCCACCTTTTCCTCGGGGAGCTGGTTACATCCTTTGATGAAGAGTTTCGAATTCTCTATGCTCAGTCAGAGCCCCTAGTGATCGATCCGTCTGGTGCACTTGCTATTGTTGACAACCACGGCTCCAATAACAGCTATGGCAGCCAGTTTGGTTTGAAGAGGACCCAGTCATTGCGTAACCCACTAGGATACCGCAGGCCGCATGAGATTACTTCCACCCTTTCCTTTGGAGACCCCGAGCGCAACCGTGCCCTGCCTTTTCGGCGGAATGACCCGTTTCGTCAGACCATTGAACCGGTATCTGGGCTCATGATTGGAAAGTATTCCCAGCAGCAGTTTCGGGTGCAGCAGTCTTACCTGGAACAGGGGCGATCGATAGTTTCCAGGCAGATGGAGCTGAGCTCCAGTGCCTACAAGCGACACAGCTACGCGGAGGGAACTCAAGAAAGTTATGCATCTTCAAGGCAATACATGAAGTGCAGGGTCATGAATAATCTGGATGAGACAGACTTCCAAAG GGACCAGACCCAAAGTAGTCTTTACTACAATGAAGACCCTGTCTCAGGTTTGGGCCATGGACAGTATGACAGACATCGGGGTCTTCCCCCACATCTCACCACTGACCAGTATTCAGAGTCCAGTTTTCGCTCAGATCCAGAGCCTCTACCTGGAAGTTATGGAAGGGACTACTTTTCATCACAGGACCTGGGAGGACCTGAAGGGCATCGTGGACCTCCATTAGCTGGGAGATATGGAGGAGGATCCTCCCACAAGAGGCCAAGCATAGGTCAACCTTATGCCTGTCAGAGCTCACCTACGCAGCCCCACTCTCCGGAGAAGAAACAGTTTCTTAAAGAATGTGATCAAGGCAATGATCAGGATGCAGATCTGAGGCACGGCCTAAGAAACTGGAGAATCCACTCCTATCTCAGCACTTATGAGGACAGTGGAGACGAAGGTCTGCCTCAACCGATGGGCCCTGATGCCTTTGAGGATCCTCCAGTGTCTCAGCCAGTGAATACTACTGACAATTTAGGACTCAACTTTGTCGTGAATGAGCCACCGACTGTGCCTCCCAAACCCAGACCAGATGTTCTGAGACCACGTTTCGGGAAGCCTGTATTGTCTGAGAACAAAAGTAGAAACTCTCCTCCAACAACCATGGATGTGCATCCAACAGGCGGTGACTTGAAGCCATTCGTAcctgagaaaagagagagggaatggATGAGGGAAATTGatagagaaaaagagaggagtAGAGGAAAGGATGTGGGTTTGCACATGGAGGTGAAAGAGGCTCCCGATCTCCTCTTGTCCAAGCACGAGTCGTTCCGAACGCGCCTTAATCCGCTCCTTCAACGTAGCTCCCGCTTGCGATCTTCACTTATTTTCTCATCCTCCAAGGCGGAGATGCACAACAGCGGCCTGGGCCTAAAGCCTGCCTCGGAGGAAGATGAACAGTTAGACTCGGTGCGCACGTCTTCGATCGTAGCCCAAATTCTAGAGAAGCGCAGGGTTCGTGAGCCCTTTGAGTGGAGGAAGAGGGCTGAGGAAAAGAACAAGGAGCATGTCCAggagaaagatgaaaaagaagagagggaacCACAGCGAGAGAAAAATGAAGCCCAGTTTAAAGATGAGAATAAAACCAAAGAGGAGCCTCAAAAAACTCGGACCGAGATTCAATCAACCTTAGAGAAACCTGAAGACACCACCCCGTCGTCTCTCAGCAAGACTGACTCCACCCCTCAACAGTATATCAAAGATCTGATTGCCAAGAGAAAAGCCTCAAAAATGGAGGCAGAATCCTTAATGAAAGCTCCAGAACCTGCGGAAAAAAAGCCAGACATGACAAATAAACCTCTCTTGAAGTCGGGGGTGACTCCAAGCACCCCAAGTGTATCCATTCCTTCAGGAGATACTGAACCAAAGAAGGTAGACGTCTCTGCAAAACTGTCGGAGCTTGCTCAAAGACATTCGGTTAGTTCTTCAAAACCGCCCATGACCACTCCAAAACCTTCTGCGAGCTACCTGAAACCTGTAGAGACGACTCAACCCAGCAAAGAAGAGACTTCATCCGAAGGCCAAAAGAAGGATATATTCAAGTCCCTGAAGCCACTTTCTTCACCCAAGATCTTCAAGAAGGCCCCCTTGAAGCTGAAAGCGCTGCATCCACGTCACGTTTCCTGTGGTGAGGAGATCCTGACCACAGACGCAACAGATGCAGAGAAGAGCGAACTTAAAAAGAACCGCACGCAAAGTTCTTCGACTTTGCCACGTGACGACTATAAGGAAGCGCACAAAATGATGGGTTCCAATACATCTATCAACACGTTGGGTGAGGGAAAGGCTGAGGGTAAGAAGCACTGGCTGAAGGGAATCTTGGGCTCCaaggataaagacaaaaaatctTCGGCAGATGATAAAGCCAGGAACATAGTTATAGAAGTCACTGATGAAACAGGCAAAAGCCAGGGTCCATCGGCTAAAGAAGcaggatccaccatcactgacCAAACTACTACTAACAAGACTTCGATGGGTGTGTCCGGCACCAGTCGGTACCAGTCGGCCACCAGCTCGATCATATTCAGCAGTAACCTCAGAGATGACACCAAAGTCATCCTAGAGCAGATCTCCGCTCACGGCCAGAAGAACCGAGCAGAGCTGGCAGAAACTGCCGAGGACAGAGGTGGCGACAGCGTGGGAAAAGCGTTTGAAAGGAACAACTCCATGAAAGTGAGCAGGTTTCTGCGGCCGCAGGGCAACATCCAGGAGCGGGAGGGGCTGCTGAAGAGGATCGAGAGTCtgagaaaggagaagaaagtcTACAGCCGCTTTGAG ATGGGCAATAACCTCGGctaa
- the grinaa gene encoding glutamate receptor, ionotropic, N-methyl D-aspartate-associated protein 1a (glutamate binding) isoform X2: MPYPQGPYPQGPYQHGPGQQGFASDPMGNIGSPGYHGDVPPNYYDNDEFTNSGFEDKSIRQAFIRKVFLVLTVQLLVTFSFVAIFTFVDDAKRFVRQYPYLYYVSYAVFFVALIVLSCCGDFRRKHPWNLIALSILTLSLSYMVGMIASFYDTDTVVMAVGITAVVCFTVVIFSLQSKYDFTSCHGVLFVCLIVLFLFSILCIFFRNKILHLVYASLGALLFTCFLAVDTQLLLGNKNLSLSPEEYIFAALNLYTDIIQIFIYILSIVGRSRE; encoded by the exons ATGCCCTACCCACAGGGACCCTACCCTCAGGGCCCTTACCAGCATGGACCTGGACAGCAAGGCTTTGCCAGCGACCCTATGG GAAATATTGGCAGCcctggttaccatggagacgTGCCTCCGAATTACTATGATAACGACGAGTTCACCAACTCTGGTTTTGAAGACAAAAGCATCCGGCAAGCCTTTATCAGAAAA GTGTTCTTGGTGCTCACAGTGCAGCTTCTGGTCACATTCTCCTTCGTTGCCATCTTCACCTTCGTGGACGATGCCAAGAGATTTGTTCGGCAGTATCCGTACCTGTATTATGTTTCCTATGCAGTCTTCTTCGTCGCTCTGATAGTCCTCAGCTGCTGTGGAGACTTCCGCCGTAAGCACCCGTGGAACTTGATTGCACTG TCCATCTTAACGCTGAGCCTCTCCTACATGGTGGGCATGATCGCCAGCTTCTACGACACAGACACCGTCGTCATGGCGGTGGGCATCACAGCAGTGGTCTGCTTCACTGTTGTCATCTTCTCACTTCAG AGCAAATATGACTTCACATCCTGCCACGGCGTACTTTTTGTGTGCCTGATTGTTCTGTTCCTCTTCTCGATCCTCTGCATCTTTTTCCGCAACAAGATCCTCCACCTTGTCTACGCATCCTTGGGGGCCCTGCTTTTCACCTGT TTTTTGGCTGTTGACACCCAGCTTCTCCTGGGCAACAAGAACCTGTCCCTGAGTCCAGAGGAATACATTTTTGCTGCCCTCAACCTGTATACTGATATCATCCAAATTTTCATCTACATCCTGTCTATTGTGGGACGCTCCCGGGAATAA
- the mapk15 gene encoding mitogen-activated protein kinase 15, with amino-acid sequence MSDKYESAKVSEVEEHISLKYEIKKRLGKGAYGIVWKAIDRKTGEIVAVKKIFDAFRNRTDAQRTFREIMFLQEFGDHPNIVKLLNVIRAQNDKDIYLIFEYMDTDLHAVIKKGTLLKDIHKRYVMYQLLKALKYLHSGNVIHRDQKPSNVLLDTDCVVKLCDFGLARSLKQFQEDSCNPALTEYVATRWYRAPEILLGSARYTKGVDMWSLGCILGEMLQGKALFPGTSTINQIEKIMSAIPHPSPEDIMAIRSEYGSSLIQRMLLKPQVPLQDLLQPSVPPDALDLLKGLLVFNPDKRLTAEQALQHPYVSRFHNPAKEPALNYDVILPVDDAVQLSVVQYRNKLYEMMLERRTNQSMLKLIQKKDSSSGENPSATDKEGNGSEAANGNIDNDLEEKVHHKHTSIPKAGPMHVSTPPAVERMSPLVGPGLGKLTYNPITHAPNGFVRSPVGPAHHCNSTAANGRLTEQNSNRNATSSPTEGATGSMDQILQRGRSAPASHNRAFSSALNQTQNNPLVRKDETPLTSGIQVTSAQLNQRSNSQVRPTVRFSKKVFQSNCNVAAAGDPRAKLGSYTQAYGTINKSDLDNLLRSQPYRQ; translated from the exons ATGAGCGACAAATACGAATCGGCGAAAGtgtcagaggtggaggagcacATTTCCCTCAAGTATGAAATCAAGAAAAGATTAGGAAAAGGG GCTTACGGCATTGTTTGGAAGGCGATTGATAGAAAGACCGGTGAGATTGTGGCTGTGAAGAAGATCTTTGATGCTTTCAGGAACAGGACTGatgctcag AGGACCTTCAGGGAAATCATGTTCCTCCAG GAATTTGGAGATCATCCCAACATTGTCAAACTCCTAAATGTCATCAGAGCCCAGAATGATAAAGATATTTACCTCATTTTTGAGTATATGG ATACGGACCTGCATGCCGTGATAAAGAAGGGCACTTTACTGAAAGACATTCACAAACGTTATGTGATGTACCAACTTTTAAAAGCTCTTAAATACCTGCATTCAGGAAATGTTATCCACAGGGACCAAAAG CCATCCAACGTGCTGTTAGACACCGACTGTGTAGTCAAGCTCTGTGATTTTGGTCTAGCCAGATCACTTAAACAATTCCAAGAGGACAGCTGTAATCCAGCACTGACGGAGTACGTGGCCACTCGCTGGTACCGAGCTCCCGAGATTCTGCTGGGATCCGCGAG GTACACTAAAGGTGTGGACATGTGGAGTCTGGGCTGCATCCTGGGAGAGATGCTTCAGGGTAAAGCTCTGTTTCCTGGGACTTCCACTATCAACCAAATCGAAAAGATCATGAGTGCCATACCTCACCCAAGCCCAGAAG aCATTATGGCAATCAGATCTGAATATGGCTCCTCGCTGATTCAGAGGATGTTATTGAA ACCACAAGTGCCTTTACAGGATCTTCTCCAACCATCTGTTCCCCCGGATGCTCTGGACCTTTTGAAAGGTTTGCTTGTTTTCAACCCAGACAAGCGGCTGACAGCTGAGCAAGCTCTTCAGCACCCATATGTGTCGAG GTTTCACAATCCAGCCAAAGAGCCAGCTCTTAACTATGACGTAATACTGCCAGTGGACGATGCTGTACAATTATCTGTTGTTCAGTACCGCAACAAGCTTTATGAG atgatgttggAGAGAAGGACTAATCAGAGCATGCTCAAACTAATCCAGAAAAAAGACAGCAGCAGTGGGGAGAACCCCAGTGCCACAGACAAGGAAGGAAATGGTTCAGAGGCAGCAAATGGGAACATTGACAATGACCTTGAAGAGAAAGTACATCACAAACATACGTCCATCCCTAAAGCTGGACCCATGCACGTGTCAACCCCGCCTGCTGTGGAGAGGATGAGTCCGTTAGTTGGCCCTGGCCTTGGAAAACTCACATACAATCCCATCACACACGCCCCAA ATGGCTTTGTTCGGAGTCCAGTTGGTCCAGCTCATCACTGCAACTCGACTGCAGCCAATGGTAGACTAACGGAGCAGAACAGTAATAGAAATGCAACATCATCACCGACAGAGGGCGCCACTGGT TCTATGGACCAGATCCTGCAACGTGGTCGATCGGCACCCGCCTCCCACAACCGTGCCTTCTCGTCGGCCCTAAACCAAACCCAAAACAACCCACTGGTTCGCAAAGATGAGACACCCCTGACCTCCGGGATACAGGTCACATCTGCACAGCTG AACCAACGTTCCAACTCGCAAGTTCGGCCAACAGTAAGGTTTAGCAAGAAGGTTTTCCAGAGCAACTGTAACGTGGCAGCTGCAGGTGACCCTCGAGCCAAACTGGGCAGCTACACACAAGCTTATGGCACTATCAACAAGAGTGACCTGGACAATCTGCTGCGGAGCCAGCCTTACCGCCAGTAG